In one window of Tellurirhabdus rosea DNA:
- a CDS encoding TolC family protein, whose amino-acid sequence MKRFLILLLLLTTGSAYAQTVLTSVQEAVALASQKAPDLTIARQNRAVQDLQRVSSRAALLPTARAFTNLDYNYALPIQLIPAEFLGGSPGEFRRIQFGVPYNLQAGLEVTAPLLNKPARVDQSLTEQNLQLIDLQNLVLQDDIATQTARFYHAALLTRAAIELARRNVASTDTIVTIARGRLDKGLIEPLEYNRLLSVQLAQLDVVAQNELNFQRNVNQLKFLLGLSLEDSLVLAQRATDWAADDVSPAELNERPGVTLRRAQLDYYRLQLDRERALRLPTLAVYGRFSEQAQRREFNFFDFNEPWFSIGVVGLQFNVPIYSGGARKAGMTRARLRIQQAETELAVERNRMAVDNADVRNSYNQAVRSLDLNRRQFDLSEQNTRIALIKYRAGVYAYDQYLNVFNEALSAQNRYLTTLSNVLVNRTILQIRSSLPVSGRRP is encoded by the coding sequence ATGAAACGGTTTCTGATTTTACTTCTGCTGCTAACGACCGGGTCTGCCTATGCCCAGACCGTACTGACCTCGGTTCAGGAGGCGGTGGCGCTGGCCAGCCAGAAGGCCCCGGACCTGACCATCGCCCGCCAGAACCGGGCAGTTCAGGATTTGCAGCGGGTCTCCAGCCGCGCGGCGCTGCTGCCGACGGCCCGGGCCTTTACCAACCTGGATTACAACTACGCGCTGCCCATCCAGCTGATTCCGGCGGAGTTTCTCGGCGGCAGTCCCGGCGAGTTCCGCCGCATTCAGTTTGGGGTTCCTTACAACCTTCAGGCGGGCTTGGAAGTGACGGCCCCGCTGCTGAACAAACCGGCCCGGGTAGACCAGAGCCTGACGGAGCAGAATCTGCAACTGATCGACCTGCAAAATCTGGTGCTGCAGGACGACATTGCCACCCAGACCGCCCGCTTCTACCACGCCGCCCTGCTGACCCGCGCCGCCATCGAACTTGCCCGCCGCAACGTGGCCAGCACCGATACCATCGTGACCATCGCCCGCGGGCGTCTGGATAAGGGCCTCATTGAACCGCTCGAATACAACCGGCTGCTGTCGGTGCAGCTGGCGCAGCTGGATGTGGTGGCGCAGAATGAACTGAACTTTCAGCGGAATGTCAACCAATTGAAGTTTTTGCTGGGGCTTTCGCTGGAAGACTCGCTGGTCCTGGCCCAGCGGGCTACCGACTGGGCGGCCGACGACGTCAGCCCGGCCGAACTCAACGAGCGCCCGGGGGTGACGCTTCGCCGCGCTCAACTGGACTATTACCGCCTGCAACTGGACCGCGAACGGGCGCTGCGGCTGCCGACGCTTGCGGTGTACGGCCGTTTTTCCGAACAGGCCCAGCGGCGGGAGTTCAATTTTTTTGACTTCAATGAGCCGTGGTTTTCCATTGGCGTGGTCGGCTTACAGTTCAACGTGCCGATCTACAGCGGAGGGGCGCGAAAAGCGGGCATGACCCGCGCCCGCCTGCGGATTCAGCAGGCGGAAACGGAGCTGGCGGTGGAACGGAACCGAATGGCGGTGGACAATGCCGATGTTCGCAACAGCTACAACCAGGCCGTTCGCTCGCTGGACCTGAACCGCCGTCAGTTTGATCTGAGCGAACAGAATACGCGCATTGCCCTGATTAAGTACCGCGCAGGCGTTTATGCGTATGACCAGTACCTGAATGTGTTTAACGAAGCCCTGAGCGCCCAGAACCGGTATCTGACGACGTTATCGAATGTACTGGTCAACCGGACGATTTTGCAGATTCGGAGTTCCCTCCCTGTCAGCGGTCGCAGACCCTGA
- a CDS encoding prephenate dehydrogenase: MVVTIVGIGLLGGSFALAVREKYPKISFLGVDASVVHGQLALAKGIVDEIRPLDEAVADSDLVVLATPVNTMLDLLPKVLDLLPEGATVVDLGSTKEELCRVADAHPKRAQFVAAHPMAGTENSGPGAAFRDLLPGKNLIICDREKSHPDSFKLVEALFRDIGMKIFYMSPQEHDLHLAYVSHLSHVSAFALGLTVLEKEKDEQAIFDMASTGFSSTVRLAKSSPQMWAPIFHQNRANVSQALGDFIIFLQRFKEVIDDEDIQTSFDFMMRANEIRRVLDGIEKR; the protein is encoded by the coding sequence ATGGTCGTAACCATCGTTGGAATCGGGCTGCTGGGCGGCTCGTTTGCGCTGGCCGTGCGGGAGAAATACCCGAAAATCAGCTTTCTGGGCGTCGATGCGTCGGTGGTACACGGGCAACTGGCGCTGGCCAAGGGCATCGTGGACGAAATCCGGCCGCTGGACGAAGCCGTTGCCGACAGCGATCTGGTGGTGCTGGCCACGCCCGTGAACACGATGCTGGACCTGCTGCCGAAGGTGCTGGACCTGCTGCCGGAAGGCGCTACGGTCGTGGACCTGGGCTCGACGAAAGAAGAGCTTTGCCGGGTGGCGGACGCCCATCCCAAGCGGGCGCAGTTTGTCGCGGCTCATCCGATGGCCGGTACGGAGAACTCCGGTCCGGGCGCGGCTTTCCGGGATTTGCTGCCGGGCAAGAACCTCATCATCTGCGACCGCGAAAAGAGCCATCCCGACAGTTTCAAACTGGTGGAGGCGCTGTTTCGGGATATCGGCATGAAAATCTTCTACATGTCGCCGCAGGAACACGACCTGCACCTGGCGTACGTCTCGCACCTGAGCCACGTCAGCGCCTTTGCTCTGGGCCTTACCGTGCTGGAAAAGGAAAAAGACGAGCAGGCGATCTTCGACATGGCGAGCACGGGTTTCAGTTCGACGGTTCGTCTGGCGAAAAGCTCGCCCCAGATGTGGGCCCCGATTTTTCACCAGAACCGGGCCAACGTGTCGCAGGCGCTCGGCGATTTCATCATTTTTCTCCAGCGGTTCAAGGAAGTCATTGACGACGAGGACATTCAGACTTCGTTCGACTTCATGATGCGGGCCAACGAAATCCGGCGGGTGCTGGATGGGATCGAGAAGCGGTGA
- a CDS encoding lmo0937 family membrane protein has protein sequence MGNLLYTIAVILIIVWLLGFLGFNSFGLGNLIHVLLVIAIIAVVLRLIRGRSV, from the coding sequence ATGGGAAATCTTCTCTATACCATCGCGGTGATTCTGATCATCGTTTGGTTACTTGGCTTTCTGGGTTTTAACAGCTTCGGTTTAGGAAACCTGATTCACGTTCTGCTCGTCATCGCCATCATCGCCGTCGTCCTCCGCCTCATCCGCGGACGATCCGTTTAG
- a CDS encoding Gfo/Idh/MocA family protein — MQSSEKPTNPSRRQFLQTGALAASGFLIVPRHVLGKGYIAPSDKLNIASIGIGGKGSSDVTNAFNNGANNMVALCDIDWNRGKAIFDKHPNAKKYKDFREMLDKEAKNIDAVTISTPDHTHAVAAMAAMQLGKHVYVQKPVAHDIYETRMLTEAARRYKVVTQMGNQGASNPAQVQMQKWFNDGLIGKVHTVNIWTNRPVWPQGIPVPQATGTAPDHIDWDLWIGPASKVGYTPAYHPFKWRGWWNFGTGALGDMGCHLIDPAFRVLGLGYPTEVEASIGSVFLKDWTPEYIPEGCPPSSHVQLKFPASSKNKSEVTMTWDDGGIRPFRPEGVPADAELSEPDNANGVYLIGTKGVMMCGTYGNNPKVFLPNGKVLSFTPPQQTPPEWGHQISWTEACKAGFNSKEHKGLTSSFDYAGPLTETVLMGNLAIRSYMLREASADGKSFKFNGRKKLLWDGQSMKITNFDGANQFVKREYREGWKLPA, encoded by the coding sequence ATGCAATCTTCCGAAAAACCTACGAACCCATCCCGGCGTCAGTTTCTCCAAACCGGTGCGCTGGCGGCCAGTGGCTTCCTCATTGTGCCGCGTCATGTGCTGGGCAAAGGCTACATTGCCCCGAGTGACAAACTGAACATTGCAAGCATCGGCATTGGCGGTAAAGGGTCCAGTGACGTAACCAATGCCTTCAACAATGGCGCAAACAACATGGTGGCGCTTTGCGACATCGACTGGAACCGGGGCAAGGCCATTTTCGACAAGCATCCGAATGCGAAGAAATACAAAGACTTCCGGGAGATGCTCGATAAGGAAGCGAAAAATATCGACGCCGTGACGATCTCGACTCCGGACCACACGCACGCGGTGGCCGCCATGGCCGCCATGCAGCTCGGCAAGCACGTGTACGTCCAGAAGCCGGTAGCCCACGATATCTACGAAACCCGCATGCTGACCGAGGCCGCCCGCCGTTACAAAGTCGTGACGCAGATGGGCAACCAGGGGGCTTCCAACCCGGCCCAGGTGCAGATGCAGAAATGGTTCAACGACGGCCTCATCGGCAAAGTCCACACGGTGAACATCTGGACCAACCGCCCCGTATGGCCGCAGGGCATTCCCGTTCCGCAGGCGACGGGTACCGCCCCCGACCATATCGACTGGGACCTGTGGATTGGTCCGGCCTCCAAGGTCGGCTACACGCCCGCCTACCACCCGTTCAAGTGGCGCGGCTGGTGGAACTTCGGCACCGGCGCGCTCGGCGACATGGGCTGCCACCTGATCGACCCCGCCTTCCGCGTGCTCGGCCTGGGCTACCCGACGGAAGTTGAAGCCAGCATCGGTTCGGTCTTCCTGAAAGACTGGACGCCGGAGTACATTCCGGAAGGCTGCCCGCCGTCTTCGCACGTGCAGCTGAAATTCCCGGCTTCGTCCAAAAACAAATCGGAGGTGACCATGACGTGGGACGATGGCGGTATCCGTCCGTTCCGTCCCGAAGGAGTACCGGCTGACGCCGAACTCAGCGAACCCGACAACGCCAACGGCGTCTACCTGATCGGCACGAAAGGCGTGATGATGTGCGGCACCTACGGCAACAATCCGAAGGTCTTCCTGCCCAACGGCAAGGTTCTGAGCTTTACCCCGCCCCAGCAGACCCCGCCCGAATGGGGCCACCAGATTTCCTGGACGGAAGCCTGCAAGGCCGGGTTCAACAGCAAGGAGCACAAAGGCCTGACCTCGTCGTTCGACTACGCCGGCCCGCTGACCGAAACGGTACTGATGGGTAACCTCGCCATCCGCAGCTACATGCTCCGCGAAGCGAGCGCCGACGGCAAGAGCTTCAAGTTCAACGGCCGTAAAAAACTCCTGTGGGACGGCCAGAGCATGAAGATCACCAACTTCGACGGCGCCAACCAGTTCGTCAAACGCGAATATCGCGAAGGCTGGAAACTTCCCGCCTAA
- a CDS encoding YsnF/AvaK domain-containing protein, with product MMTPEETPDSNIPFANDLNRTRVIPVIEEHLQVRKEVVETGRIRIGKRVYEEEQTVSTPLISEKVDVERVAVGEFVDTLPEVRYEGDTMIIPVVEEVVVVEKRLRLVEELRVTRQHIETTATEQITLRKEEVTVERLDPENPVD from the coding sequence ATGATGACTCCAGAAGAGACTCCCGATTCGAATATTCCGTTTGCGAACGACTTAAACCGTACCCGGGTGATCCCCGTCATTGAGGAACACCTCCAGGTGCGCAAGGAAGTTGTCGAAACCGGCAGAATTCGCATTGGTAAACGGGTTTACGAGGAAGAACAGACCGTTTCTACGCCGCTGATCAGCGAAAAAGTGGACGTTGAACGGGTTGCCGTCGGAGAGTTTGTTGATACGCTGCCGGAAGTTCGGTACGAAGGCGACACCATGATCATTCCCGTTGTGGAAGAAGTGGTGGTCGTCGAAAAGCGGCTGAGGCTGGTCGAGGAGCTGCGGGTTACCCGCCAGCACATCGAAACCACAGCCACCGAACAGATCACGCTGCGTAAGGAGGAAGTGACGGTCGAACGCCTGGACCCGGAAAACCCGGTTGATTAA
- a CDS encoding YsnF/AvaK domain-containing protein, with product MAQTVVGIFDSAREAQDAVEKLMDKGFNRDQVDLSTSTMSDAADYNTGSTNYNTGSTTDMGSTSMGTTGSSTTYNRDSAYNRDSDYNRDSDNNRRSRDRDDDGWGIGDFFSSLFGGDNDETRTYSEVGSRSSIVTVHAMSQDEAERAVDILDDCGAVDVNERASQYQNDYQSGYSAGGRTAGLTSSDLDSTNMTTSGMTTSDADMDLNRTTGADYDRTRDIDRTIDSDQRIPIIEEQLNVGKQEVETGRVRVRSRIIERPVEENLRLRAERVHVHRNPVNRPASEAELSGFREGEIELTQHEERAITSKEARVVEEVSLSKDVEERVETVRDTVRRTEVDVDDTTTGNITNDTNLRTGNSYGTDDYDSNTTTGNRPTNL from the coding sequence ATGGCACAAACGGTAGTAGGTATCTTCGACAGCGCCCGGGAGGCGCAGGATGCGGTAGAAAAACTGATGGACAAGGGCTTTAACCGGGACCAGGTTGACCTGTCGACCAGCACAATGAGCGATGCAGCCGATTATAACACCGGTTCGACCAATTACAATACCGGTTCGACCACCGACATGGGCAGCACCTCCATGGGAACGACCGGCAGCTCGACGACTTACAACCGCGATTCGGCTTACAATCGTGACTCGGACTACAATCGTGACTCGGATAACAACCGCAGAAGTCGGGATCGTGACGACGACGGCTGGGGCATTGGTGACTTCTTCAGCTCGCTTTTTGGCGGCGACAACGACGAAACCCGCACCTACTCAGAAGTAGGCAGCCGGAGCTCGATCGTAACGGTTCACGCCATGTCGCAAGACGAAGCCGAGCGCGCCGTCGATATTCTGGACGATTGCGGAGCCGTTGACGTCAACGAAAGGGCTTCCCAGTACCAGAACGATTACCAGAGCGGCTACTCTGCCGGGGGCAGAACGGCCGGTCTGACGTCATCAGATCTGGATTCAACTAATATGACGACCTCCGGCATGACCACTTCCGACGCGGATATGGACCTGAACCGGACGACCGGCGCCGACTACGACCGGACCCGGGATATTGACCGGACCATCGATTCCGACCAGCGCATCCCCATCATTGAGGAGCAGCTGAACGTAGGCAAGCAGGAAGTAGAAACGGGTCGCGTACGGGTCCGCAGCCGGATCATCGAGCGCCCGGTGGAAGAAAATCTGCGTCTGCGTGCCGAACGCGTTCATGTACACCGCAACCCGGTGAACCGCCCGGCCTCTGAGGCAGAACTGTCCGGTTTCCGCGAAGGCGAAATCGAATTGACGCAGCACGAAGAGCGCGCCATTACGTCCAAGGAAGCCCGCGTGGTAGAAGAGGTTTCGCTGAGCAAGGATGTTGAAGAACGTGTAGAAACGGTCCGCGATACGGTTCGCCGTACGGAAGTGGACGTGGACGACACGACAACCGGCAACATCACGAACGACACGAACCTCCGCACGGGTAACTCCTACGGAACGGACGATTACGATTCGAACACCACGACGGGCAACCGTCCGACGAATCTGTAA
- a CDS encoding GMC oxidoreductase: protein MANFAIDAVKATTYDAIVIGSGISGGWAAKELTGKGLRTLVLERGRDVRHITDYPTTMMQPWEFEHRGQLPLEIRKANPIISKCYAFYEGSAQFFVKDAEHPYVQEKPFDWIRGYQVGGKSLMWARQTQRWSQFDFEGPARDGFAVDWPIRYEDLAPWYSYVEKFAGISGNKDGLPQLPDGEFLPPHEWNCVEKYFSQKMKDHYKGSRPIIMGRAAHITKPQPIHLQQGRAQCQHRTICERGCPFGGYFSSNSSTLPWAAKTGKLTLRPHSVVHSIIYDEKKGKATGVRVIDANTKEMMEFYARVIFVNAAALNTNLILLNSTSNRFPNGLGNDSGVLGKYVAFHNYRAGISGDYDGFLDMTTDGKRPNSPYIPRFRNVFKQETDFLRGYAAGFNAGRSSYSDQSGIGADLKTSLLNPKMGGWHVGSHMMGETIPKESNYVALDAGQKDPFGIPQLKISVAYDDNDDKMVKDYLEQMTEMFTVAGFKNIRTRDDKRNPGLDIHEMGGVRMGKDPKTSMLNKWNQLHAVKNVFVTDGASMTSTSTQNPSLTYMAFAARAVDYAVKEMNKKNL from the coding sequence ATGGCAAATTTTGCGATTGACGCCGTCAAGGCAACCACATACGACGCCATTGTGATTGGCTCCGGCATCAGCGGAGGCTGGGCCGCCAAGGAACTGACCGGAAAGGGTCTGCGGACGCTGGTCCTGGAACGGGGCCGCGATGTCCGGCACATTACGGACTATCCGACGACCATGATGCAGCCCTGGGAGTTTGAGCACCGGGGACAACTGCCGCTCGAAATCCGCAAGGCCAATCCGATCATCAGCAAATGCTACGCCTTTTACGAAGGGTCGGCGCAGTTTTTTGTCAAGGACGCCGAGCATCCGTACGTGCAGGAAAAGCCGTTCGACTGGATTCGCGGTTATCAGGTCGGCGGCAAATCGCTGATGTGGGCCCGCCAGACGCAGCGCTGGAGCCAGTTTGATTTTGAAGGCCCCGCCCGCGACGGCTTCGCGGTCGACTGGCCGATCCGGTACGAAGACCTGGCACCCTGGTACAGCTACGTGGAAAAGTTCGCCGGCATTTCGGGCAATAAGGACGGTCTGCCGCAGCTGCCGGACGGCGAGTTTCTGCCGCCCCACGAGTGGAACTGCGTGGAGAAGTACTTCAGCCAGAAAATGAAGGACCATTACAAAGGCAGCCGACCCATCATCATGGGGCGGGCCGCGCACATCACCAAGCCGCAGCCCATTCACCTGCAGCAGGGCCGGGCGCAGTGCCAGCACCGGACCATCTGCGAGCGTGGCTGTCCGTTCGGCGGGTACTTCAGTTCCAACTCCTCGACGCTGCCCTGGGCGGCCAAAACGGGCAAACTGACCCTGCGCCCGCATTCGGTCGTGCACTCGATCATCTACGACGAGAAGAAAGGCAAGGCAACGGGCGTGCGCGTCATCGATGCGAACACGAAGGAAATGATGGAGTTCTACGCCCGCGTGATTTTTGTAAACGCTGCGGCCCTGAACACCAACCTGATTTTGCTGAATTCAACTTCGAACCGCTTCCCCAACGGCCTCGGCAACGACAGCGGGGTGCTGGGCAAATACGTCGCCTTCCACAACTACCGGGCGGGCATCTCGGGCGATTACGACGGTTTTCTGGACATGACCACCGACGGCAAACGTCCCAATAGTCCGTATATTCCCCGCTTCCGCAACGTCTTCAAGCAGGAAACGGATTTTCTGCGGGGCTACGCCGCCGGTTTCAACGCGGGCCGGAGTTCGTATTCGGACCAGAGCGGCATCGGCGCGGACCTGAAAACGAGCCTGCTGAACCCCAAAATGGGCGGCTGGCACGTCGGTTCGCACATGATGGGCGAAACGATTCCGAAAGAAAGCAATTACGTGGCGCTCGACGCGGGCCAGAAAGACCCCTTCGGCATTCCGCAGCTTAAAATATCGGTCGCCTACGACGATAACGACGATAAAATGGTGAAGGATTATCTGGAGCAGATGACCGAAATGTTCACCGTGGCTGGCTTCAAGAACATCCGCACCCGCGACGACAAGCGGAATCCGGGTCTGGATATTCATGAGATGGGCGGCGTCCGGATGGGTAAAGACCCTAAAACGTCGATGCTCAACAAATGGAACCAACTGCACGCCGTCAAGAACGTCTTCGTGACGGACGGCGCCAGCATGACGTCCACGTCCACCCAGAATCCATCGCTGACCTACATGGCCTTTGCGGCCCGCGCGGTGGATTATGCGGTGAAAGAAATGAATAAGAAAAATCTGTAA
- a CDS encoding gluconate 2-dehydrogenase subunit 3 family protein — MQRRSALKSMAVAVGGLMALPGWASGWNRTTVQSARFLSAPQDALLADVAETILPATDTPGAKALNVHQFIQKMITDCFEPTAQETLKKGLAAVEEKARATYGKSFAEGDATQRTTLLSGLNASEDPTLKSFYSTVKNLTIRGYMTSEYVMTNLTKFEFAPGRYHGCVPVTASSKTLTEKK, encoded by the coding sequence ATGCAAAGACGTTCCGCATTGAAATCCATGGCCGTAGCGGTAGGCGGCCTGATGGCCCTGCCCGGTTGGGCCAGCGGCTGGAACCGGACTACGGTCCAGAGTGCCCGTTTCCTGTCCGCTCCCCAGGACGCCCTGCTGGCCGATGTGGCCGAAACCATCCTTCCCGCCACGGATACGCCCGGTGCCAAAGCCCTCAACGTGCACCAGTTTATTCAGAAAATGATCACCGACTGCTTTGAACCGACGGCTCAGGAAACGCTGAAGAAGGGGCTGGCGGCGGTCGAGGAGAAGGCCCGTGCCACGTACGGAAAATCCTTTGCGGAAGGCGACGCCACCCAGCGGACGACGCTGCTGTCCGGTCTGAATGCTTCGGAAGACCCGACGCTGAAAAGCTTCTACTCCACGGTCAAAAACCTGACCATCCGGGGTTACATGACTTCAGAATACGTCATGACCAACCTCACCAAGTTCGAATTCGCCCCCGGCCGCTATCACGGCTGCGTCCCGGTGACAGCCTCTTCCAAAACACTTACTGAAAAGAAATAA
- a CDS encoding NADH:flavin oxidoreductase/NADH oxidase has product MSQLFSPVTFKSVTLRNRIVVSPMCQYCSEDGFANDWHLVHLGSRAVGGAGLIITEAAAISPEGRISPEDLGIWADEHVTNLRRITTFLEQHGAVPGIQLAHAGRKASHHRPWEGGGMIGPEEPRGWQTVGPSALAFSPNGFAPLALDEAGLEKVRSDFASAVRRALEAGFKVVEIHAAHGYLLHQFLSPLSNQRTDAYGGSFENRIRLLLEVVERVQTVWPADLPLFVRISATDWMEGGWNGDDSVALAAILKEKGIDLVDCSTGGNVPNAVIPVGPGYQTQFAERIRKETGMPTGAVGLITSAEQSEAILAEGKADVVILAREFLRDPYFPLHAAQQLGDEVSWPVQYERAKPRRH; this is encoded by the coding sequence ATGTCTCAGTTATTTTCCCCGGTTACGTTCAAGAGCGTAACCCTGCGCAACCGCATCGTGGTCTCCCCCATGTGTCAGTATTGCAGCGAAGACGGTTTTGCCAACGACTGGCATCTGGTTCACCTCGGCAGCCGCGCCGTTGGCGGGGCAGGTCTGATCATTACCGAAGCCGCCGCAATTTCGCCCGAAGGCCGGATTTCGCCCGAAGACCTCGGCATCTGGGCCGACGAGCACGTCACAAACCTGCGGCGCATCACGACTTTTCTGGAACAGCACGGCGCTGTTCCGGGCATCCAGCTGGCGCATGCGGGCCGCAAAGCGAGCCACCATCGTCCCTGGGAAGGCGGCGGAATGATTGGCCCGGAGGAACCCCGCGGCTGGCAGACCGTCGGACCGAGCGCCCTCGCCTTTTCTCCGAACGGATTTGCCCCGCTGGCGCTGGATGAGGCCGGGCTGGAAAAAGTCCGGTCCGACTTCGCATCGGCGGTCCGCCGGGCCCTGGAGGCAGGTTTTAAGGTGGTCGAAATTCACGCGGCGCACGGGTATCTGCTGCACCAGTTCCTGTCTCCTCTGAGCAACCAGCGCACCGATGCCTACGGCGGTAGTTTTGAAAACCGCATCCGCCTGCTGCTCGAAGTGGTGGAGCGCGTGCAGACCGTCTGGCCCGCCGACCTCCCGCTGTTTGTCCGGATTTCGGCCACCGACTGGATGGAAGGCGGCTGGAATGGCGACGACTCCGTGGCGCTGGCCGCCATTCTGAAAGAAAAAGGCATTGATCTGGTGGACTGCTCGACCGGCGGCAACGTTCCCAATGCCGTGATTCCCGTCGGGCCGGGCTACCAGACCCAGTTTGCCGAACGAATCCGGAAGGAAACCGGCATGCCGACCGGCGCCGTGGGGCTGATTACCTCCGCCGAGCAGTCAGAAGCCATCCTTGCCGAAGGAAAAGCGGATGTGGTCATTCTGGCTCGGGAATTTCTGCGCGACCCGTATTTTCCGCTGCACGCGGCGCAGCAGCTGGGCGACGAGGTCAGCTGGCCAGTGCAGTACGAACGGGCAAAGCCGCGCCGTCACTGA
- the ypfJ gene encoding KPN_02809 family neutral zinc metallopeptidase, producing MRWIGGRESGNVEDRRGSGGGGMLVGGGIGTVVVAIIVMLLGGDPSTILSGGGEEPAATQQQATGPQPDDEAARFTRRVLGSTEDIWSQVLPAQAEGQTYRPPVLVLFRQVTQSGCGTASAASGPFYCPGDKKLYIDLSFYDELAQRFRAPGDFAMAYVIAHEVGHYLQDQLGIMDQIHSAQQRMSRTEANRLSVRLELQADFLAGVWAHHANGKSFTFEPGDVEEALRAANSIGDDRIQSETQGRVVPDAFTHGTSAQRVYWFKKGLETGDMSQGDTFNSREDAQLAQ from the coding sequence ATGCGCTGGATTGGAGGCCGTGAAAGCGGCAACGTAGAAGACCGTCGGGGTAGCGGCGGCGGTGGAATGCTGGTCGGCGGTGGCATCGGTACCGTCGTGGTAGCCATTATTGTCATGCTGCTCGGCGGCGATCCTTCGACGATTCTGAGCGGGGGCGGCGAAGAACCGGCCGCGACGCAGCAGCAGGCAACCGGTCCCCAGCCGGACGACGAAGCGGCCCGTTTCACCCGTCGGGTGCTGGGTTCGACGGAGGACATCTGGTCGCAGGTGCTTCCGGCACAGGCAGAGGGGCAGACTTACCGTCCGCCCGTACTGGTCCTGTTCCGGCAGGTTACACAATCGGGTTGCGGAACGGCGTCGGCGGCTTCGGGTCCGTTTTATTGCCCCGGCGACAAAAAACTGTACATCGACCTTTCGTTCTACGACGAACTTGCCCAGCGCTTCCGGGCTCCCGGCGACTTTGCGATGGCGTACGTCATCGCGCACGAGGTCGGGCACTACCTTCAGGACCAGTTGGGCATCATGGATCAGATTCATTCCGCCCAGCAGCGGATGAGCCGGACGGAAGCCAACCGCCTGTCGGTCCGGCTGGAATTGCAGGCCGATTTTCTGGCGGGCGTCTGGGCGCACCACGCCAACGGCAAAAGCTTCACGTTTGAACCCGGTGATGTGGAAGAGGCCCTTCGGGCGGCCAATTCCATCGGCGACGACCGGATTCAGTCCGAAACCCAGGGCCGCGTCGTTCCGGATGCGTTCACGCACGGCACCTCGGCCCAACGGGTCTACTGGTTCAAAAAAGGACTGGAAACGGGCGATATGAGTCAGGGCGATACCTTCAATAGCCGCGAGGACGCCCAGCTGGCGCAATAA